The Choristoneura fumiferana chromosome Z, NRCan_CFum_1, whole genome shotgun sequence DNA window gcgcgtggtttATCTACTGTCTGTAGGCactttttaaacccccgacgcaaaaagagcggtattatataagtttgactgcgctgtgtctgtctgtatgtggcatcttagcttccaaacatatttatttattatttgaaagctattttcattaataacaataataagatGTAATTATTGTTACTAGATTAATTCacgtttcattaaaataagttcagccgtttttatgATAGCAAACTCTGTAATGATGGTGAGGGATTTTTCAATTTCTCATCGTTCTTCGTCATTGTTTGTGACTATCTTCTACTGTAAATGAAAGCTTATTTAAATAAGACTACAATGGAGTTATTGTGGAtgttgtaaaatattataaaccaatttgtttataaaattttaccaaTTTCTTGATTATAAGGGGCAAAAAAAGAAAGCAGATTTCTAATTTCATTAATTACAGTTTATTTAcagaactaaatttaaaatcttcAGTATTTGGCGTTTCTACTATAGCCTTACTTTTCTCTTCAGTCCAGACACCATTACCAGAAAAgtaatgatttttttctaaatagtaCAATACTAAGCTCAGTTTTTGagatttgtttaaaatattaatgttcAGTTGTTCTTGATTGTTTAGTGACTCCCCAGTCTCCATTTCCCCTAAAGTATCAAGGACTTTCTTTATCTTATTCCAAGGATAAAGCAAAAGAACACAGTTTTCATAAATATCTTGCACACTAAAATTTCTTGATAACTGTTTATAAACAAATTTGACCTGCACAAGAGGCACATTAATCCAAAATGGATGTCTCCTGACTATATTCCTGATCTGACTAGAGCTGTAACCATTTCCAAGGGACTGTGATATGCAAAATATGAGATCTTTTCCTTTACCAAGTCGATCTCCAGGAGCCTTCTCAAATATTTCATAATGCATAGAGCTGCCAGAAAGTATATTTAGACTCAAACATTTTTTCTTGCTATTGTACAAGTTTCTCAATCTCTTCATGGCTGTATTCTTATAATGTATCATTTTGAGAAACCTAGGATGGTTCAAGAAGGTTTGAAACTCTGGTATAGTTTTAGCTTCTTCCAGTCTAGCTCTGACTGTAGCAGGGCCCAATGTATATATGTCAAAACATCTCCTCTGTGCTTCATCACTTATTCCAAATTGTTGCAAAATGTTTCTTGTCTCAAGCAAACTATCATATCTCTTGGTGGCTAATTTTGGATGTAGCCTGATGATTTCTTTAACATCAATTCCACCTATTGATCGAAACTTGTAAATTATGCGTTTCAGGTTATCAGGATCTGCATGAATAAGGTACAAGTtggattttattttcttatctgGTATAGCAATAACTGATTGCAGAATGTTAAGAGTTTCGTTTATAACTTCTAATGGACGATGTCTGATGGTTGGGTAAGTTTTCAAACCTCTAATGAATTCCTCCTCAGTCAAATCAAGCACAAGTTCAAGATAGCGCTGTAATATCTTAAGCCTCAAGTTGTACAGAGTTGTTTTATCTATGTCTCCATATACTAAAGTAGTCAGAGACGTCGGCCACTGCGTCATAAAGCTTGCAAGTCTATTTTCTACATTCAACATGTTTGGTAGCTCACCTGAAGCCTTCAACTGGCCAATACTTTTTTGCTTGACTAAAGATAGGTATGATAATAAATGCACCGGAGCTATGTTTTCAAAACCAGACTCTTCCAAGACTTTATACCGAAACCTTAAGGTGATGGGCATGATACTAAACATTAAAGGAGCCTTGATTAGAATTTCTTTAGAAAAGCCTAGATCTAATATTGTTTCGATCAGGCTTTCCATCTTGGTTTCATCCAATTTATTGATGACAGGCTGCTTTAAGCAAATGAATTCAGCCTTACTTTCACTTATATCaaagtatttacataatttGTTTGAACCGATATCATTTTTTGCCGCAATATTTCGGCATAACTGGGGCCTCCAATGCTGGAGGCCCAAAAGGAAAACCTTTTTAGTGAACATATGCAGTTTTTATCACAATGacaattcatttattatttcaagtcatataatattattttatccgTTTACACACGAAACTTGCAGAACTTTGTAGGCAAAGAGTATTTTTGTAGGTTACGTTAACAGCAGCTAGCTGTATGTTTGTTTGAGCTTGAGCAAGCGTCAACCGTCAAGCGatattgtcaagttttatttttctttcatttatcTTCTCTGGGAATGATAAAGAAACATACGTCTATACAGCTGGGGCATGATTTTCGTTCGTCACGGACTCTTAGCACAGACTTAATaatcaagatttttttctttatgattTTGTGACCCTTCTTTCTTATGCCGTACCAAtgaattaaatgttattatatagCTAGGTAGCATATTTCAACTTCAAACGACCACATTAGTtgtatttgatttatttgatcgTGGAACGTTTTTAGTTGTATGTTGGATGTTggcctctgcagggctactacgaaactcgaaactcgaagttcgtattgtaccgtctctctcgctctggtgttaaatttaaatagtataagtgtcagagggaccacacgacacgaacttcgagtttcgagtttcgtagtagccctgctgctgacAGTCCCATATCAATTTTGAATGTATACTTTACCTGTGGTATTTTTAGGCGTAGGCTAGGCAAAGGGCGTAGGTTATTTAGAGCCAGTTTGACAGTTTTGTTTAGTTGAGTTTTAAGAATTTTcatctaatttatttaatataactaAAAAATGGTCTCCAAATCGAAGACCGGCTTATTTGCCTTGGGTTTTTTCGTGTTTGCGTCTTTCTTTATTATATTGGCATTTGTTAGTCCGTACTGGTTGGTTACTGATGGAAAACTTAAAAACCCTAAGTTTATTCAAATAGGTAAGCTTTCCCtaaatatattacttaaatatattaattaaggAGCAAAGCATTGTTTACAATTTTGGTTCTAAATATGCAGATATAACGGGAATTGTTAATTGACACAAACATCAAACTAAAACATCTTgatcacaaaataaaattatttaccacAGTGTTCCTTGTATTCAATTAGTCATTCGTTTGGCAAATTCTGAAAATATCCTGTAAACATAATCTGCGAATGATCTTTAGAAGTTATCTTTTTGTAAGTTTACTTTCTTAACTAACATAATTTGTTTCAGGCTTGTGGATGGTATGTTTCAATGGTTTTGAGGAGGTGCACCACTGGTATGACACAGTCTTCACAGGGTGCTGGTGGATTTTTGAAGAGGAGTACTACATCATCCACGACACACTCTTGCCAGGCTTCTTCATTGCAACTCAGTTCTTTTTCACCATATCGCTGTGTTGTGTGCTAGCATCAATATTCATGACATAtctttatttacaaaaggaCAAAGATGATGACAATTACTTGACTCTCTTGGTTACATTGGGAACCACCCTTGTTATTGGAGGTTTGTTATCTTTGCAGTCCTTTCccttaaaataattcaattggAATTTAAAAGTTTGTCTTGTGTATGGGGCTTGAATTATTCACATGATGTTTATAAAAGGGATGACGaatctagaaaaaaaatcatgaaacaAGGGTTGTTTGTGAAACATTAAGTTGCAAATGCATctgctaaataataaaattactgtattttattttcctaagTGTTTCTAGTAAGATATTTATTAGGTGCAATTtagtcaatcaactttttagtgtagctttctGAATTTCCTCTTCGTGACttcttaaaagtatgattttataaGGTACAAATCCACAAAAGGTAAAAGTTTGACACAACTCCTTTATCCTCCTAGctcccaagtcaaatttttgatatatgaacatcaaactttatgtcatttatgatactttgatgttcaaattacaataagttgGGGGTTACGAGGATACGGCTCATCTAATCATGCTAGTAGTATAGATTGTAAAGAATACCCATTCTAAGCAAGTGTATCCCTGATGTCTCCTGAGGTACAGGACAGACTAACaaacacttaaaagttgattgacctaattatgaaaaatcattttataccATTTTTGAAGTGATTCATATTTGATGAATTTTTTGCAGGTTTTACGGGTATTATATCTGTGGTGACGTTTGGCGCGCGAGGTGATGGGCGTGACTGGATGCCGAACTGGGAGCACAATGACCTTGGCTGGGCTTTTGCCATGGGCGTCATCGGTGTGGTTCTGCTGTTCCCCGCAGGAATCCTCTTCTTAGTTGAGGCAAGGGTACACAAGTACAAGAAACTTCATGAAATGCAGAGTCGAGAACCTTCCTCTTACACCATGCATGAAAGAAAAATTGCCTACACTGGAGGACATACAGATATCTAATCTGTTTAGGAAAAACAAATGGATATTTAAAATCAATATATTCCatccaatacatttttttacatttaggtAGCAtgagtttatattataagtttatgTAGAGTAGCTAGAGTTAAGTGCATTTTATTAACTTGACTTAATGATTCCGtccaaatgatatttttaccaGAATCTCTAATTTACATTGTgtgctttgtttttaatacatgtTCATAAGTcctataataatgtaaatatcatttaagattttttcatacaattatgTGTTGCTAATTTTAGGAACTGTTAGAATCCGACAGTGAAACTTGCTAAACcgagttatttaaataaaataaataaccaaggtttgtaaaaataattccaaaaatctcacaaaaaaaatatctttttttgtaTCAGCCTGAATAGTGCCTTAAATATTCATGTACCATTCACTATTTTGTTTAGAATCTCAtgtttgtaagaaaaaataaatgatttaagaTTAACAATAGTGTGTACCTTTTTAATCAAGCCAATATTAAGATCATAAGTATCATTAGAACTTAGTAATAATTGGGCTTATAATAAATTTTCATAACATGATGCATTGACCATGTCAGGGACATCAAAGTTAGATGGCACAGTGTTGACGGATAGCAATGCAGACTTGGCTGTTGTGAATCCTACCGAGACACATGAGGCCTCACTGAGTCCGGACAGAACGCCGTGGAGGAAGCCACTAGCAAAGCAGTCTCCTGCACCTGACACATTCTTGATTCCTACTATAACGTCTGCTGGATAATGTCTGGCATTAACAGTTTTTTCGTTATCAGTAACTTGACTTTTCACTACAATGACACCATTGGAGCCCAATGTAATAATAAGACATTCCACAAATGGCGATAATATTTTGGATAAGTCTAAAATTTCTTTTACATCATTTGTGCATGTAGGGATTAGATGAGGTTGTACAGCCTGAGCCATGGCCCGCAACTCTGCTATGTTTGGCGAAGAGTACGTGATGCGGAATCTTTTCGCGAAAGCTTTGGCTGCCTTCCTGCGGTCTGTTGGTTCAtagaaaactgaaaaaaaaaatgatttgttaGAGTTAACTTTTTTCTCATTGCGAGCAATAACTACTTAGCCTACACctaaaatttaaacatattttactttttgtaaaagTTAGCCTTTTAAATCCCGTACATAATCTGAATTGGTTAGGGTGGAAAATAACACTACCTACTCACTATAACgaaaacggttaagtttgcttgagaattattaataggtacctagcttaatagtaaatagcagcctaaggtataaaatatacctaaactaggaagattccatacaaaatgcaaaattcttgGAATAGTAggtattacttgattttttcgaaacggctacggaaccctattttgggcatgtccgacacgttcttggccggttttttgttcgTTATGGTGGCGAAACTACCGTGCCCTGCAGACCTCAAATTTTGATTAATACGTTCTTATTCTTTGTCTACTCTACATCATAACGCAACTTCTACGCAACGGCTTTGAGCTTTGAGCTGGGCGTTGATAAGTAAGTCAGTCGGggctatttttagggttccgtagccaaaatggcaaaaacggaacccttatggtttcgccatgtctgtctgtccgtccgtgcgcggctttgctcagggactatcaatgctaggaagatatatgtaaactatgctgacaaaatggtacaataaaaatcatactttacctcccataaacgtaaagtgggggtgattttctttttctcatccaaccttgtagtgtggggtatcgttgggtaggtcttttaaaaccgttagggggttgctaaagtgatttttcggttcagtcatttgtttgcaaaatattgtactttaaattgcaaattttcattaaaatcgagtgtcccccccctctaaaatctaaacggtgggtggtaaaaattgaaaaaaattaggatggtaataagtaggtatatcaaagttacaaggaaaactataacggttaagttttcttgagaattattacttagtttaagagtaaatagtagtctaagttataaaatatacctaaacttggaatattccgtacaaaatagtaatatttttctaaggatttcgtatccttagaaaaatatattacttaattttacgtaatggctaaggaaccctattttgggcgtgtcggacacgctcttggccggtttttatattgtaatattGGTATACATATCCGATAAAAGTACGAAACCGTTCTGTAGTCTTAAAACCTATGAGTTAAGATACTTTATCTGTGGCATCATCAACTCGTCCAACAGCATCACATTAATTGTGACAATGCAATGACACTGTAGGTACGTGTTTTAAAAATCCTTGCCCCATCCATCATTGCCATAATAGTGAATTGTGCCTGCtcagtatgttttttttgtattggttTTTTAGGCCGTTATGATCACGCACGATACAATAGTACATAGGGAATAATCTGTCTGTGTAGACTTGCTGGCTGGGCGTAGGAtctttgttgttttgttgatcTGTTCTATTATGTCGAGAAAAATATGTGGATATGAAAATTTAAATGTGACTCGATAGTTTTTGGTAATAGTCAAAAGTAAATAATGGGTTCGATTACATTAAAAGTTTAAACTGAAACCAAGGTAATGTATTTactaaatattgttatttttttagcaaCCTTTATAAAAGTTCAATAAAAATGGCAATTGACTGCTCGTAAATACGTGAGCGACGTGCTTGATTAAAAATAcgcttaataataattatgtcttAAAATGCTCCTTGAAAACAACGACCTAATactatttatttgggtcaaaaaTTCAACGCCTCACTGCtaaaggtaggtatttatttttatgtgtcgTGGTTTTTGGTTTGCCAAATTAATCCATTAATAACAGCAGTTAATAATAGTGACCAGCAGTAATTATGACGACCGACTTAAAAAGGGTTGGAGAATCTAATCTGCCTAGCATGACGCCTGGGTTTGAGTGTAGTGGTCTTTAAATTCTTGGTGTTTAAATGCAGCACCTTAATTGTGTGCAATTGCTCATGCCAAATACTGAAAATATTAGTAAGATGCTTTATTACTGTCTGTGTAATGGCGTCAGGGCATGCATATGCAAATGAAATCTGGAAATTGAAACTATGgtaagtatatttgttttaataattgaGGTAAAGTCCCTTGAAATAAAGACCAAACCTCTTTGGCATTGttgctttaaattaaataaacctaTGTTCTTATTGAATTTTGGTTTGATTTCTGCACATACTGGACAAGAAGAGATCACCCGTCTGACATCATCGCTCGAGTACGGTAGATTCTTGGTTCTTATCCAGTGGGTGAGTCGCGCTACTCCGGGGTGGCAAGGGATTGGTGCAGATCCTTGAGTTTGTCGTCAATATTCGCAGCGCAAGTTAATTGCCTTGTCAGGGCATCGGCAACAGTATTTTCTCTACCAGGTCGATATTTGAtatcaatttataatttgacaaTTCAATGTGCCATCTTTGTAtcttatcatttttaattttacttgcaTGTCCTTGCAACATATACGCTACAGATTTTTGATCTGTGATTAAGATGAATGGGCGGCCAATCAGATAGTGCCGCCACTTCTTTAGACTTTCAATTATTGCGCATGCCTCCTTTTCAATAATTGGATACCTCCTTTCGCTGTCGTTTAGAGATTTCGAAAAAAATGCCACGGGTCGACCGTTCTGAGTGAGTGAAGCAGCTATTGAATAATCTGAGGCATCCGTTTCTACTGTAAACGTGCCTTTGGATCGATTGCCGACAGTGATGCCTTTACTATTATATTCTTTAGCTCTTCGAAACAATTGATTTCAACGTTGTTCATTGGGAAAGATTCAACTAGTGTAAGAGAATGAAGTTTACTTGAAAAGTTGGGCACCCATTTCGAATAATGCGAAAATAATCCAATTGCTCGTTTCAGAGAGGCAGAGTCTTGGGGTACTGGTAATTCACGTAGTGGGCGTAAACGGTCAGGATCAGGTTTGACAATTCCATTGTTAATATTGTAACCGAGTATACTGAGGTCCTGAAGTGAGAATTCACTTTTATCTCTGTTGATAGTTAGATTGTATTTTTGTGCGATTTCCACAAACTTCTGTAGTTTTTCATCGTGATCTTTCTGATCTATCCCGCAGACAGTAATGTCGTCGAGGTATGGAATACACCTTCAATATCAGATTTGCGAATAATCGAATCAATCGCTCTTTGGAAACACGCTACACCGTGGTCACTCCAAAAGGAATTCGACAAAATTGGTACAGGTTACCAGCTGCCTCGAAGGCTGTGAGCGGTCTATTAGCGGGAATAATTGGGATTTGGTGATATGCTGATTTTAAATCAATTTTGCTAAACACTCTATAATTGGATACCTTTGAGATTACTTCTTCAATATTAGGTAGCGGGTAAGCatctaagtatgtatatttgttGACAGTTTGAGAATAGTCAACGCACATCCTTTTTTTGTGGTGCGTGGCTGATGTGACAAGGACTTGTGCTCGCCAAGGTGAAAAGCTCTCTTCAATTATACCATCCGATAATAGTTTCTGAATCTCACTATCTATAAATTTTTGATCGTCTGGCGAGAATCTTCGCGATTTGATTGCAATCGGTTTGCACTCAGGAGCCATATTCGGAAACAGATCTACAGGATCAATGTTGGCTTGATTTAATGCGAATAACTTCAACGGGGCATGTGTCCACCAAATCCAACTTCAAGACTGGAGTATTTTTCGAGGACGTCATGGCCTATTATGACGTTACAGCAAAGATTTTTCATTACTTTCAATAAGATTTGTGGAATTTCTTGTCCATTCAAAAGAACTGAAGCAGGGCATACTTGAGATATCTGAGATTTATGGCTAGATGACGCCATTGATACATCTTGATTCCACGGTTTAGTTTCCAATCCATATTGCGCCATGACCTCTTCGTCAATAAAGCTTGCAGTGCTCCGGTATCTATAAGAGCTGTCACAGGGATTCCATTTACTTTGATAGGTATAGTGCATTTCTTGAGCCCAGTTGTAGCTAATATAACACATGATGACGCGTCCTCGGAAGCTACTGCGGAGGTGTTGATTGGGACACTTCGGCATAGTTTTGCAAAGTGGCCTTGTTTGCCGCATTTCAGGCACGTGAGGTTTGCTGCTGGGCACAATCGTCGAGGATGACGAGGATTACCACAAAAGTAGCATGTATCTTGACGGGAATTGGCGTAAGATTGTGTTTTACGATTGGATTGGTTAGTAGCTGCTACTGATGATTGCGGTGAATTGAAGGTTTCAGATTGAATTTGTGCGGATTCCATGGCACGTGCTTTAGTATGAGCTTCGTCTAAGGTAAGTGTCATATTTTCCAATAGTCTTTGCCGAATGGTGGAAGAAGCGAGGCCAGAAATAAAGGAATCTCTAATAAAATCCTTTTCGTATTGGTCTGCCGTGACCGCTTTAAATGTGCATTCTTTTGAAAGGAGTTTTAGCGATTGAATGTACTGATCAATGGTTTCTCCTGGTTTTGGGTTCTGGTTGATAACTGATGGCGTGAAAATATTTCactttttggtttaataaaaatTCCGTCTAAAATATCAATGGCCGCTTCATACGTTTCAGCTTGCGCAATATGTTCATAGATAATGGGTGACACATGgtttataagtaattttaattgtacctcGTCTGATGATTTATCCTTCGTTTTACCACCATCCGATGCGTCATGATATGAATCTTCCAGAAAattttcgaaagtttttttCCAATGAAGCCATTGAGCGGTTGAGTTATGGCCGCTCAACGGATCCGCTTCAAATCTATCTGGCTTGAGATATCTATTCATCTTGAtacatagtattttattttctctaCTTTCTTGATTGAATATTTGATTTcggtaaataaattgtaatgaaTGAGCCCGTCTTTATTGTAGGCTTTATTTACCGAAAAACAGCATGACATTAATATAGTGACAGTATGCAATAGACACTGTAGgttagttttaatactacattGAGTTAAGATACTTTATTGTGGCATGGTAACCTCCATCCAACGCCTCACTCAACTTTCCAGCCACGCCCATTCATTTATTCACTGTGACTGGTGTGACGTGA harbors:
- the kune gene encoding claudin codes for the protein MVSKSKTGLFALGFFVFASFFIILAFVSPYWLVTDGKLKNPKFIQIGLWMVCFNGFEEVHHWYDTVFTGCWWIFEEEYYIIHDTLLPGFFIATQFFFTISLCCVLASIFMTYLYLQKDKDDDNYLTLLVTLGTTLVIGGFTGIISVVTFGARGDGRDWMPNWEHNDLGWAFAMGVIGVVLLFPAGILFLVEARVHKYKKLHEMQSREPSSYTMHERKIAYTGGHTDI
- the LOC141438739 gene encoding transcription termination factor 5, mitochondrial-like — encoded protein: MFTKKVFLLGLQHWRPQLCRNIAAKNDIGSNKLCKYFDISESKAEFICLKQPVINKLDETKMESLIETILDLGFSKEILIKAPLMFSIMPITLRFRYKVLEESGFENIAPVHLLSYLSLVKQKSIGQLKASGELPNMLNVENRLASFMTQWPTSLTTLVYGDIDKTTLYNLRLKILQRYLELVLDLTEEEFIRGLKTYPTIRHRPLEVINETLNILQSVIAIPDKKIKSNLYLIHADPDNLKRIIYKFRSIGGIDVKEIIRLHPKLATKRYDSLLETRNILQQFGISDEAQRRCFDIYTLGPATVRARLEEAKTIPEFQTFLNHPRFLKMIHYKNTAMKRLRNLYNSKKKCLSLNILSGSSMHYEIFEKAPGDRLGKGKDLIFCISQSLGNGYSSSQIRNIVRRHPFWINVPLVQVKFVYKQLSRNFSVQDIYENCVLLLYPWNKIKKVLDTLGEMETGESLNNQEQLNINILNKSQKLSLVLYYLEKNHYFSGNGVWTEEKSKAIVETPNTEDFKFSSVNKL